The following nucleotide sequence is from Coffea eugenioides isolate CCC68of chromosome 3, Ceug_1.0, whole genome shotgun sequence.
GGAATTGGTAAACTGCGTCCCGGTTAGAATGGCACTCCAGCAGCTTCTCAAAGAACTGAGAAAAAGTACAGCACAAAGTCCGATAATGTCAAGTTTGGGCTTTTCTTCTGGGGGGAAGGGAAACAATAAAAACTACCAACTTCACAAATTAGCTTGAAAATTACAGATTAACTAGCAAAATTGGGGTCACCTTCAAATCATCGTCTTGGGTAAAGGTTTTTAAGAAGGCAAGCAAAGTATCAAGGGGCCTCCTAGAAGGGTCGCTCAAGCTGGCTCCAATTTTCTTGtcataaaaattcaaaaactccTTCCACCCACCTTTGCTACCCTTCATTCCTCGCTTTTGAGCCAACTTTACCATCTCCACGAGCACCTACTCAAACAGAATCCATTTGTTACTAAGATTAaactaaccaaggctagtttcTGGTTCTGAAACCGACAGAACACAGCTAATCATCAGGCCGAggaaaaattcacaaataaaTAGAAATCAGAGAAAAAGCCTTAACAAGTtcagaggaaaaaagaaaaaaggcttACTTCCTTTTTAACTGAAGAGAGCATCTCGTCCATGGATGACTCTGTGCTTCAGTGCGTATCTGTGTGAGACAGGAGAATAAGACGACGAAGGGATCTGGGTTTAGGGTTTAGAAGTTTAGATTCCGTCCGAAGCTGGTTTTGCCAATGAACCGGGAGCAATGGTCAGACCGGCTTTGGCCCAGTCAGGAagtaaggtttttttttttttttttcgggcgGGTGGTGTGGGCGCCGTTCTCTATCATGGCAAGTCCTTGCGACATTTACTACTTTtatgtttgtttaacttttgaagaATCTTTTGTTGGATTCGTGAACATTAAAAGATTTCTACAAGTCCACATTAAAATCAAACAGAATTCATGGAGGAATTCTCAAAGCTACATTGACAACAAATCATTAACCGATAGATATAAATATACTGAGACTTGTCCACACTGATGGTTTACTTTTGATTCTTTGCGTTGTACACTATGGGCTTGTTTGGAATCTGAGTTTTTTTagagtttgtctaaaattttattgtaatgcactgtagaagtttttgaaaaaattttgtagaagtttttgtaaggtgaaaaacttttttgtagaagtttttgtaaagtgaaaaacttttttttccttttcttttttttctttctttttctctttctctttctttttctttttctttctttcctttttcttttctttcctcttttcttcttattcttcttcctttttctttttcttctttctttctttcctcctgTTACCTCCCAGCAGCAACTCACGCCCGCCACCTCCGCGCCGCCCCTCTCttccctttccccttctccTCCCCTCTGCCCTCCTACTCCCTCCCGCACCCGGCCCACTATGCCCACCATCCCTTTCCCCGTTCCGCCCGCCACCCCCTGTGCCCCGCCACCCTCCCTGCCCTTTCCCCAGCGCGACCCCCTCCCCCCGCCAACCCGTGCCCTTTCCCCAGCGTGCACCTTCTCCACAGCCATCAACAAATCAGGCGCATCTCCGCAGGATGAGGGACGAAACAGCAGTAGTGGTTGACACCGACGGTGGTGTGGGTTGGGATAGGGGTGGaataagaaaaaaagggaaggaaattttttttgtgtgttttgggtattttgaagtgtataggtaaaaaactttgagaagattttttggggttcctgtagcaaaagttgttaaaaaatttgtcaaaaaatctGACTTCCAAACAAGCCCTATGTTCTAAAATGGGTATTCGCCTAGTCTAGTAATGTTCAAAAAGTTGAATATAATCAATTGAAGAGAAAGCAGTAAAAATGAGATTGATATGTTAGTCGAATTAAGAATGTGCTCGGATACTAGAtcatttgggataatttttttttaaaaaaaaagaatattgtATAATATTTCTTTAAtatgatgtatgtaaaataataaaatagttATAAAATATGTTGAtgatgtaaataaataaaaatttacaaataaactaCAATATGTGTGATAACCTGATAGGGCATACATGGGGCGGCAttcttttccttattttattttgggCAGGGGCTGTGTGAGATACCTAGAAAAAAAGGGAGTGTTTTTGGGAACTCAAAAAATGATTGCCCATggttttgttcttttcttttatttcctttcctttcctttttgaattttttgaattttaattgTTTCGTTGACGTCTACTGTAAGGTCACCAAATTCATATCAAAAACATAAATTTTCAACTAATGATGTCAAGTTTACATTATTAGCACAGACTAATTGTAAATCAAATCCAAATATAGAGGATAAATTCACACCCCTTCAACTTAAATACACACTTTAAATGCTTTGGTGAATGGTATCGTTAGCATAATACTTTATATAATTGTAAAATTTAGTTGAATAGATGGATTTACCATTTTCCAATCCGAAATACGAGTGAACTAGTGTGAATACCCGTACTACGCACGGTACTgacattattaaaaaaatgaaaataaaatggtgaattgaaaaaggttaaaaaattgtaccaacacaattaaaatgtaatatctgtctaacaatagtttgaaatatgatGGAATGTGTATATCATTCAAAAACTACCTTTTTCGGAAGATAGATCttgaaaaaataatagaaatttatattagaaaatgaatgatatatgaataaaaatgaatataattaaatattgttaaaatgaaatacttacaaatattatggattcgatttgataatcctGCATGAATGTGCAAACACTCTTCACATCAATCAACTTTTAGTACGAAAgccaaaattggtgatttaattaattctgttgaattttgtgggGTGCGTAATACAAATGAAAATACACGATCTTTGCATAAATTGATTTGTTGGTTGAACAACCTATCACCATTGTCATGAGAATTAAGTACGtgtgaaattcaaaattagtggAGCAACCTACCATCGTTGTTAACAAAAATGATAGATGGCAACAAATGTACAAAATAAGAACAAATCTTTTAAATATTCAGTATTTTGATGTGTTATTATTCTTTTGTATTCGTGATTTTTTAGAGTTGTAAGATTAAATAATATTATTGATTCGGAAATGTTGTATTGTTCACTTTGCAAGTCTATTTTGTATTCAAGATATTTTAGAGTTGTAAAATTAAACAATagtattgatttgaaaaatattataatttatGTTGTGCAAGTCTATTTTATATTAATGATTTTTTAGATTTGTAAGATTAAATGATATTATTGATTTgataaattttgtattttttgattTGCAAGTCAATTTCGTATTAATGATTTTGTAGAgttgaaaaatgaaataaaattattcaatttaaaactattatttttttagattTGTCAAtctaaatatttttctttttctttttcttggaagAAGGATATATTACCTTGTAAATCTGACCCTATGTTATAGATTAACCGGTCACTAAGTAATCATTCGAATTGAGGAAGGGTATGGTTAGCTAAATTAGAAATGAATTGATTATTTGATCCATGAGCACCCTTAATTTGTGTACTTAAgatcatatttaaaaaaatattaaatataattacATGAGAAAGGTATGAGAACATTACCAATTTGTTCTGCTGTAACTATGTTAGCAGGCACAGCATGGTGTGTACCAGTTTGTTCTGCTGTAACTATGTTTACAGGCACAATGTCTTGCGTAGCAGGAACAAATTCTTCAGACGAGTCTGCATAATTTTAAACATTCATAAACATTATATCATGAACAGTAAATATAGAAATAAGGTGTATAAGTTACATTAATAGAGTTGAAAATGCAATGGTAATAGTTAATTATGTGTTAAAAATAAGCGAGAAATCTAGATCTTACCATCGTTATGGCCATCACATGGCGACATTGATGTGATGGAAATTTCAATAAGAAGAATAGgttataaaacacatacacacaaTAAACactaaattaaaagaaaataacatttaAGACTAACTcgaaaaatatacaataaaaCTAGACTTAATTAATACACGATAAAAACTattaaaatgtctaaactaataaagttgttcTTCACGCCAAttgcgccaaaaacttgacgggtttttgatataagtacaagtttaattccaaaatatacccgtttgattgcaagtatacaggtcaaattagtagtttagggcaaatatcgggtcgatcccacgagaaaGATTGGACAATTACCGACACtactaaaacttctctattatttaaacgatcaatgaattaaaagagataaaactatgctaaacttacacaagaaaatataaataaaagttCCTTAAGTTATGGtattcctaactactcatgcaagtgctatttttggatcattaagtactactatcttggctagttatggcataatttcctCATGTATGTGAAATCTACTCTCgcagtgaatcaactatacttataactaattcacacctactctcatggttatgaaattagctacaagttcatttcttatatgaaattacatgaaatgaatcactagaGCCACAAAAGTGCACCTCTTCTCtagtgagtgtactccctaggtttagcacttcttgaactagtgttaaatctcaattttcattgaagaaGCAACActtttagataatcacaattaatgataccaagttaatcatgatttaaagagctaaagtgctaaaaaacatgctcaaaataatagcatcaaatagccaaataataaacactaacaatcatagaaagttcaaccaaatccaaggcataaactttagagacacgtaataaacataaaatccaaaacttgtacattaactaaacttagaatccaataaaaaaataaaaagttggaaaaaaaagtaacccttgtcacatgaacTCTTTCCTTGcattcttcatctccatcttcatcttcatgTAGCTAACATACAAGAAAGGATAAACTAtctaaaactaaactatcctacactactCTACACTAAAGAACCAAAAAACTACATTATTTGTGGTGTTTCTTGCACTCCCCAAGCTCTCTTTTATCTTGCAAGTCCATGGCTATTTATAGATGATttagtcaagaaatgaggcttcAAACATCACTTTTATAGCTGCAAAGTTGGTGTCAAACATCCATCAATAGCTATGAATTATTAGAGGAGGAAACAAGTTGTGCAAATGGGGAGCAGCCTTTTTTGACcggaatccggccacaaatccggctagaatccggccggattgctccCCTGCCTTTCTTAGCAATTTCTGTCCAGTCTTCAATGTTGCTCCAATTTTGCTTCAACTTCAACTGAATctttcttgatgatagaagctgaattaactcttgaccaaaacatgaaacttgtagctctttgagttagctttccaatgcatcaagaatcacctcatttggatttgtgtaagctgagaaatgactgaaatacccttgactgctcactgCCTTGTCTCAACTTCGACCATGGAAAATTTGCTACTATAACTCGGTTTTTTGACCTgaaaaaccttcaaactggattttgatgtcttccgatgaattgtagatctatctcttatcttcaaaatggTATGAATCACCTCAATTCGATCATtgaaactcaagttatagccaaaatatgaaGATGTGTCAAAGCTATCAACTTTCTCTTTCATCCAAATGAAGTATATTTCTAACTCCTATACAAATTATGgacaaaatacaagtaaaaagtGACAAAAACGTCATTTAATCACTCAAAAGCATTTtacaccaattatagccaaaataatcCATTTTCTTTCTACAATATAGCCAAAGTGattaaaaataacataaaatatcattcaaatatagcgtaaattagtcacttgtCATCAAGCAattagaaatacaaaccaacaacaattcaaaattttgaaaataaatatatgtgcacaattcaacttcatttcctcaacaACACAGTAAATAACTATTATGCAATCattcaattaaattcaagtactcagaatatcaagtaaaggagagtcAATTATATCATAATTGTAACTAGTTCAATTCCATTCCTCATCCTTAGCCAATTTCACAAGAAAGCAACTCATATGATTAATAaaaatgcttcctaaactcatgatcatcttcttattcaaacttaaagagGAATTTATTTATATTGTATATCTAAATAAATACTCAAATTTCTGAAAGTGCCTTTTTTACAtgaaaatcgacatttttatatgaaaattcCCGgctactcaacacttcacattctcaagttgcgctgcatactcttaattcaagtaccgttttacacGAAAGTTGatatttgtagatgaagactcccgattactaagtacaagaaccattggaatagaacaaattttattctctttttttcctttttttttcttctttttttttcttttttttcaaagtaaagataataaacatgccctcaaaagaataatcatgagaagaatattacaattattgatcatatttatcacttaaatatgtaaaatcaaataaagagaagaaattttcatcaaatttgcaaaatgtaagcataattttctccactttacacaatatactttcctacaaatgcacaaattataatcacataatagtcattttcaAGATAAATGAGAAAATAAGTTTTTAAagtcacatatatttatttcaaaagtagaaggaatttgagttACTAATGGTATGAAACGTGTTGcacttggataaaattgaaaaaaatttgaaaccatTTTGGGGCAATTTTGaataagattttgaaaaaattttggtagAGTTTCCCTTTATAAATAGTCAAAATTTCCTACCAACAAACCAAAGATTAACAACATTCAAGTGTAAAAAATATTTCCAAGGCAAGTCCAAATCATTTCAATCACAACCAACATGTATAATCTCTATTCTCCTCCCGACACTTAACATTCACATTGTCCTCCATGCATAAAGAGGGAaaccaagataaagaaagtaatactcacCTATTGTTCCGATTGAAGTGTGCAAATATGAAGTTCCACGAGCCGTCATAAAGTGTATGATCTATTTGCCGCAATTCCTACAAAAAGAAAGTTTCATGAGTTTCATTTGTAACCATTAGTAATAGAAACTTAAGAattgaaaatgagaaacaaaggtgataacaaaggcattaataaacataaaatggCGATCCGTAACTTCATGCCTTTGTTTTGGTCATGTGCCCATAGAAAATATACAAGAAACAACACAAGGTACAATGAAACACTTCACATATTTTTCACTCCTAAAATTCCTCAAATTGTTAAATTCTTCACATATTCAAAATTTATCATCCAATCATGCTTTATATAAAGATTAAGCAATAAATTTCCATGTAGATGCATCATTTTCCTTTAACTAGATAAACTAGCCATTCTCTAAAGCTTATAAATTCAATTTTGTTTAAATGTCACCATATAATGAATATAAACAtgtaaacatcataaacaagtcacgTTTTAACAATTTGAACTATCCAATTATGCTTAAGAACATTCCAAGACCAAGTACAACATTGATCATAATATAGGAATATACATAAATTAAAACATTGTATAGATCATCACATTCCCATATTTGATTATCTAAACAAGCTTAGAGATGTTAAATAAGCATAAGAGAGCTTATATACATCAACAAATAACATCACAAATTCACCATTCAAAGTGTATCAATAAACTTGAAAGATATGCATATGGTGAATATTAAAATACCAAattaagttcaagaaatttacttttaattgttAGAGTGATGTTTGGTGATGCAAATTATGCAAAACTTTTATGAAAATCACCACGattgacctccaattgatgGATTTAGAAACTAAGAATCCTAACATTCAATTGATTTTTAAGATGTTTTTCTTGAATTCTAATCGGTTAAAATGACTCTATGAAGGTCAAATGATATTTGTTTGATGATTTCATCCAAGAAAATGGTGTAAAAATGAGAATTGGTGAAGTGTGTGTGTTAGTGTAAGCAATACGTGAGATGaggagaagaagagaagaaatgAGAAAAGAACTCGCATTTTCTTCCTTAAAA
It contains:
- the LOC113766713 gene encoding small RNA degrading nuclease 3-like, producing MDEMLSSVKKEVLVEMVKLAQKRGMKGSKGGWKEFLNFYDKKIGASLSDPSRRPLDTLLAFLKTFTQDDDLKFFEKLLECHSNRDAVYQFQKTSPDAESPEQVLLHVIYHNHYSS